In Oryza sativa Japonica Group chromosome 1, ASM3414082v1, the genomic stretch CATCATTTTGGTGAATGGTATGTTTTCTCCTCATATGATGCTTGAACACATTTATGTTTTAGATCGCATGTTTTCTCCTCATATGATGCTTGAACACATTTATGTTTTAGAGCTAGAAAGGTTTGTAAACCCTGAAGGCCTTTAAGTTTTTGGCACGTGAGCCCTTTCATTTTGTGAACTGGGCTCAAATGTCCACTCTCatacaaataaattatattttttttatgttgtaaGTGGCTATCATGTCCTTATACCTGAAGCATGGTTATTTGTATTTACAGGATGCCTTAAGTCAAATCAGTCATGTTGTATTTAGAATTTAGAAATGATACTTAACTTCATAAGGTTTTTGATCATGTGGGTTCCTTCCAATTTTATGCAGATACAATGGTGCGCCAAACTGCTATGATCATCAAGTGCATGTTACTTATGTACTACAAGAACAGCAAAGGGCGTAGCTATCGTAGGCAGGTATGCTGTTTATGCATTTGAATACTATATTTTCTGTGATCTATCATTGTGTGCCGTTTCCTGATAGCTTCAGGTGCAGTGTTATTTGTTTCTGACAACCAGTAATCAATCATTCCTTTTTGCTCAGGGCCAAATGTTAACAGTTGTGGAATATTTTCTACTTCTGTACCGAGCATTATTGCCTGCTCCTGTATGGTACCGATTTTTCCTGAACAAGGAGTATGGAAGCCTATTTTCGTCTCTAACCACTGGATTATACCTTACTTTCAAGTTGACATCAGTTGTGGAAAAGGTACTGTAACTTCCCTTATTTAGTTTCGTAAGGGATACTTAGTGCCTCCTAAAACTCCAGCTGTTTCCTTGTCAGGTTCAATCATTTTTGACAGCATTGAGAGCGTTATCTCATAAAGACTTCCATTACGGTTCATACGCAACTAGTGAACAGGTAATCTATTATATGCTTGAAGCACTAAGTAGTTGTTGGCTATCACTGTCACTGAATGTCTAGAGTAATGATGACCTGTGAAATAAGATTGCATGGACATTGCATAGTGGACTTTTGGCACActctattttctatttttcttgacTTGACTCTTGTGTGTCTGTTCAGGTTAGTGCTACTGGAGATATGTGTGCTATATGCCAGGAAAAGATGCATACTCCCATTCTTTTGCGCTGTAAGCATATCTTTTGCGAGGATTGTGTCTCTGAATGGTAAGTACATGTATCTTGCACCCTCTTCTTCTAGCCACTGAAAATTTCTTAATTTCCTCGTGCATCTTTTACCGATCTCATGCTTAATGCTTTCAACCTCATACCAACCTTGAACAACAATGGCAGGTTCGAGAGGGAGCGGACATGCCCGCTATGCAGAGCGTTGGTGAAACCAGCAGACCTCCGGTCGTTCGGTGATGGCTCAACGAGCCTCTTTTTCCAGCTATTCTAGGCAGCCGATGCTGATGCCTCAACTCTGTGCAGACAAGAAGGCAGGCAAGCAAGCAGGCAGGTGTTTTAGGTGCGTGCGTCTGTGTTGCTCGCGTTTGCGAGCAGAGCAGCCCTATGTGGTGCTGAATCAATCTCCACGTCTTCCCCATCAACTGAAAGCGAAGAAGAGTACATGAGTGTGTgagtgcgtgcgtgtgtgtaCTGAGTGTGCATATATTATCCCCATGTATAGGCTCTTGCGAGGTATGTATGCTTGAGCAAATCTCTTTATATAAGAGAACTCACCTTGACCCTACACGAATTTTACATAAATAGAGATGAGTATATACACCGTATTACTGCCAATTCACCATGAAATTTTGACAGTTTGTGAAGTACGAAAGAGTGGTGAATCCTTGGATCATTTTTGAGCTGAGGTTTTCTTGATGTGTTCATCTGGGAATCTAGTGATCTGCCAGAGGGGCATGCTGGGAACGGTGACCATGTATCTTCTGGCTGGTGATGTGTGAAGAACATAAACATGAGATGCGTGCCGATATATATTGGGCCTTGTTAGATTGAAAATCTTGAATTAGGGGACTAATGTTCTGGACAATCTTTACGGCGATGTGTACTCTAATCCCTGGACATTTGTCATCTAAACTGAATGAATATAGACTCAAACAGGTCTGCGATTCGGAGTATATACCCTGGCCGGTTCCGTGCTTGCCCGGCTTCTCCACTGAACTTGTCAATTCCATTGCAGCACGAAAAGAAGCTTTGAAAATTTCATTGCAGCACGAAAGAAGatgcattattttttgtttttttaaaaaaagagaggagaagtgTTCTTAATAAGAACACAAAGTCTGCACGAAAATaaaatactacttcctccgtttcaggttataagatattttgactttggttaaaatcaaactgttttaagtttgactaagtttataaacaaatattttaatatttaaattaccaaattagtttaattaaataaataattaaatatatttttataataaattaatattgggtaaaaatattacttatttttttataaatttagtcaaatttaaagtaattaaactttgatcaaagttaaaacatattataacctgaaacggagggagtaacaatctCCGTAATGACGAGGAAACGATAAAAACGGTAACAAAAAACATAAACAACATATAACTATTAGCACTACAATATATACTGTCATaacaaaccaaaaaaagaagaaaacatttGTGCCTTCCTTGCCGACTGCCCGACTCCCCCGTCCGAAGCCCGACTCCGACCCAtcccgtcgtcctcgtcgtcgtcctcctcctttGCTTGCTTTGCCTGCCTCGCTTCGCTCGCATCACGTGGCTCCGCCTCCTCGTCTCCCTCCCCCCGCACGCAtcaccatcctcctcctcctcctccctcccgcgacCACCCCGTGAGGtaacctctcctcctccccctcctccctcctcccacccCTGGGGATTCGGATCCCACCTCGCGCGCTCGGCCCGATCCCGCCCTGATTCTTCTGGAACCTTCCGCGCGCTCGATTCGTGCTCCGCCGACGCCCGATCTCGCCTAGGTTGGTtgcttctccttccttgccGCTCACCGGAGCGCGGGTAAGCGGGTGGGTGGGGTTTGGATGCGCGCGTGAGGGATCCCATCGGGGGTGCTCGTACCCGGGGGGGAGCGAGCCATTGATCGGGGTTGCGCGTTTAGGTTTTCCCCCGCTGCGATTCGATCCGGGTGGCGCCGACGCGAATCCGCGCGTGTTTGAGCTGGGATTGGTGATGTTTGGTCGTGTTGTTTGATGCTTGGGGACTACGTTACGTTTTGCTGTATGGCGAGGTAGAGCCGATTGGCGTGTGCCATTGTGCGAGTTTCATCGTGTTCATGttcttatcaattttttttatctcacgCTTgtatattagaatttatatgccCCAACGATATAGTTTCAACTGCTAATGTGGGTGCCTTTTCCTGCACAAATATTGTGATTACAGAAGCAATGCGctcggttctttttttttttttttttggggggggggcgATTATTGTCAATTGTGTATGGAAATTTGACGCTCTTTTGGGTGATTAGCTGATCATATTAATTACAAGGAGGATTTGTTTTAGCCGATGTTGATTGTCTTCTAGGTGCTTTAGGATCCCCAATGCTTAACTGTTGTTTTGCTCTTGCTGACACAGCAAATCTCTCTGTGGTGTAGGTGTATACGCTACATTTACAATTGATTGATCTGGCTTGTCCACCCCTCACATGAGCTCACAAGTCTCCACATCACGGGGTTTGCCCTCCCCAAGCAAGCTTGGGACATTTGAGTCCCCTCACACATGGCAAATGTCAGGTCCTACAGGCCAGGCTGAAGCTGGTAGCAGCGATGACCAGGATATCAGGCTGTTGTCTGTTTCTTGGAATCAGGACTTTGGTTGCTTCGCTGCTGGAACCAGCAATGGCTTCAGGATCTTTAATTGTGACCCTTTTAAGGAGACTTTCAGGAGGGATCTGAAGAGTGGTGGATTTGGGATTGTTGAAATGCTGTTCCGTTGCAACATCCTTGCTCTTGTAGGTGGTGGCTCCAACGCACATTATCCACCGAACAAGGTAATGATCTGGGATGATCACCGGAGCCATTGTATTGGAGAGTTTGCCTTCCGCTCTGATGTCCGGGCTGTAAAATTGGGGAAGGACTACATTGTCATTGTTCTTGAGCGCAAGATATACGTTTATAACTTCACAGATTTGAAGTTGCTCCATCAGATTGAGACCCAGTCCAATCCAAAAGGATTGTGCTGCCTCTCTCATCATTCCAACACTTCAGTGTTGGCCTGCCCTGGGGTGCATCAAGGGCATGTCCGGGTTGAGCATTTTGGGTTGAAGGTGACAAGGATGATTTCAGCTCATGATTCTCACATTTCTTGCATGGCATTGACAATGGATGGCCTCCTGCTGGCAACAGCAAGCATGAAGGGTACTTTGATAAGAATATTCAACACAATGGATGGTACTCGCCTGCAAGAGGTGAACAacatgttctttctttttttctttcgtaGACAAACAGAAGGGTGTCTTCTCTATTCCATTGCTTCCTGAGTTGTTGCCTTAGAAGTGTTTCTGGTATATGTAATCGTggacaattggcatgaatcttTAATGATCAATCTGAATAACTTGTAGGTGCGCAGAGGGCTTGACAAAGCAGACATATACAGCATTGCGCTATCACCCAATGTGCAGTGGTTGGCAGTGTCCAGTGACAAAGGAACTGTTCATATTTTCAGTTTAAGAGTGAGAGTTGCAGGGGAAGATGCTAGTAATGAACAGCGCAGTCTTGAAGGTCCACGGATGGATCACCAGAACTCTTCTAGTTCTATAGATCCTCTTATTCAAACGAACACTGGATCCAATGCTAGCTCATCATTGTCATTCATGAAAGGTTAGTATATCTCTCTGTTTTCACCGTTCATAGTAACTGCTCAGGACATGGAACTTCTGGAATAGATTGAATCGTAATTTTTCAACTCCTGTACGGATTAGCCTTGTCAGTTCAAGAAGCTGTTCTGCATATCACGTTGACTGTTTttccatatctttttttttaaagttttgcGCTTCTGATGATTGATGAAATGATGTGATGAATCTTCAAGTTAGCTTTTGCTGGAAAGGCATCTGAAAATGTAAACTTTTTTAACTTAATAACTTAATTGacgatttcttaaaaaaaataaaaatggtgtGAAATGTTTAAGGAATGCATGACCAGATAAAATCAGGCAAGTTATTACCGTGAAGCAGTGTGGTAAAAGTCAGCTGATACGCCTGTATAATTGGCCATTTATTCATGTGTGAAAAGGAAAGCGTCATGTACTTGTAATTCAGTGCAGGATTTTGCTCAGTGAACGCCAAAGTGGCCAACTGGACCAATTAATTGGTCAATTAATGGTTAATCGTCTTATTAATCCGCTCAATCAACGCATTAAGACAAGTAATCTTCTCTAGTGTGTATGGGCCTGTAGCTTGCAGCTGGCCCAATTAATTCTAAGTTAGGGCAAGTTAGCAGACACGTTGCTTCCTTGGCTAGCTTCCACTTGTTTTGCAGCATAATTATTATGGTGCTGCTTTCCACTTTGTTTCTAGTATTCCAATGTACGATCATAGCATGATGTGCAGCAAAAAATAGTTTATGCATTTCATAGTCAACAAGAAGGTTGAAAACATTGTGTATGTATGACCCATATCTTGTTACTGAGTATCATCATTAGTTACAGATTATTGATGATATTTCCCTATTTGATTTGTTACAGTACAAATGGCTAGTACAAGAAAATGTATTTAAATATCTCCAATAACAAACAACTagcaaatactacctccgtcccaaaataagtgcagccatagatatccgtgtccaacgttttaaccgtctgtcttatttgaaaattttatgaaaaaaaattaaaaatattagtcacacataaagtactattcatgtattatcatctaataacaataaaaatactaatcataattgtttttcaaataagatgaacggtcaaacgttgagcaTGAATAGTgttaaaactgcacttattttgggacggagggagtatatattaatttatatgaACGTTAAATATCCGTAGAATTCTGAATAATCAACCATATTATGACTATTTGCTTGATGCCTTGACGGTACATTGTCTGTTCGATACCCATTTTCGGACTTTTGCAACACTGCTGCAAAGAATTACTGTACAAAGCTACGTAGTCAGCAGCTCAGCATCGACAGCAAGAACACGTGTTATTTATCAACTCTCTATTGTTCTCTTTAAAACTTGTACTGCATTAGTTTCTCAATATGTTGATTGTTCAGGCTATTGTTTTCTCTATCTGTATATATGTTGAAAAATTTGTGTTCATTTCTTGAAGAATTAAGTTACTAACCGTGCTAAATTTCTCTAGGGATTCTGCCGAAGTATTTCAGTTCAGAGTGGTCATTTGCTCAGTTCCATTTACCAGAAGTCACACGTTACATAGTAGCGTTTGGTGCTCAAAACACTGTCATGATGGTTGGCCTGGATGGCAGGTACTTGCCTCTACACTGAATTTTATATCAGCAACGTAACACATGAATGGAATATACATCCCCAGTGCATGCTATAGCAGGCTAAGCAGCTGTACAGTCAACCTTTGCTGTTCTCAGTCATTGCACAAGTATACTGTACATGACGTATTAACTTCATAATACCACATACTTAGAAATTCATAAGCAAACAAATATACTCGTAGAAAGAGGACAATACGTGGTGCAGGATAGTACA encodes the following:
- the LOC4325192 gene encoding autophagy-related protein 18d; this translates as MSSQVSTSRGLPSPSKLGTFESPHTWQMSGPTGQAEAGSSDDQDIRLLSVSWNQDFGCFAAGTSNGFRIFNCDPFKETFRRDLKSGGFGIVEMLFRCNILALVGGGSNAHYPPNKVMIWDDHRSHCIGEFAFRSDVRAVKLGKDYIVIVLERKIYVYNFTDLKLLHQIETQSNPKGLCCLSHHSNTSVLACPGVHQGHVRVEHFGLKVTRMISAHDSHISCMALTMDGLLLATASMKGTLIRIFNTMDGTRLQEVRRGLDKADIYSIALSPNVQWLAVSSDKGTVHIFSLRVRVAGEDASNEQRSLEGPRMDHQNSSSSIDPLIQTNTGSNASSSLSFMKGILPKYFSSEWSFAQFHLPEVTRYIVAFGAQNTVMMVGLDGSFYRCSFDQVNGGQMLQKEYFRFIKADLTPLRTSAP